The window cccaccacaatttaaaaggctatgaccatctatattggtcgttaacaactagaaataaggcagcggactagcgctgtttgctttatgactatttcgtgtaaggaaattacgacatttctgaccaaaatggtcgcaatggtttagggtttggagccccccgaacagcttttgaccaattggtctaaaatggtcataaatttatgaccaattcttcgagggtcactgacataaggtcataagttgacatatttcttgtattgCCTGCCTTTGCTGAACAAGTTGGCCATCTTTGCCATTAGcactttgagcttgtttgagtcggTGACAACATCAGATTCAGATCCCTCAACGCACACTAGGAAGTTGTCAACAACATCCTCCATGTCATATGATAGCTCCCTGAGCTCATCAGCCCACATGATGACCTGGTTGTCCAGCTGGTCCCTTGGCACCTCCG of the Triticum dicoccoides isolate Atlit2015 ecotype Zavitan unplaced genomic scaffold, WEW_v2.0 scaffold54763, whole genome shotgun sequence genome contains:
- the LOC119346908 gene encoding disease resistance protein Pik-2-like, with translation MDVVTGAMGSLLPKLGELLLGEYKLQKGVKEDVESLEREMKSMNAALVKVAEVPRDQLDNQVIMWADELRELSYDMEDVVDNFLVCVEGSESDVVTDSNKLKVLMAKMANLFSKGRQYKKYVNL